CTAACCTAACCTGCCGTCAGCTAATcctcaatcaatcaaacttaACCTACCTTTCAacccccatggttctcaaactgtggtacgtgtaccaccagtgttACATGAGcccagaaatactgttctattgtgtatatataaaaaataaaagagtcaCTTTATCCCTCGCTACATCTTAATCtgatttcactataccagtaaTATAGTAATATCAGCTAGACAATCAGCTAATAAATCATAGCTGATTGTCATTAGCTCCTCCCATCACATGAGTGTGGACCGACCCATGTGCTTCATACGCAGGAGAGGACCTCCCTCTCCTAAAAGCTCCGCCCATATCCCCCGcgtgtttttagtttgtttattgTCCGACTCTCTTTTAGattcttttcatgtttttaggTTTCTTTTAGCACTGTATGCAACATACAAGCAGCTGATGAGGAGAACAACCAACAGGAGGcgccctctccctctctcttgctctgatTTGTCAAATTTGCAAGGCTGCAAATCTTAATATAAATCCGCAAATCATGTACAGGATATGTTTTGTAACTTAATTCAAACTTAAtcttatgcatgttatttaaaacctatacacataaatcttactggctaactgtccagggtgtgatcacgcctatcgccctatgtcagctgagattggtgcAGCAGCACCcgcccgcgaccctcatgtggaggataaagcggtagaagatggatgcaTGGATACACATAACTCTGAAGTAAAAAAGTTTagtctgcaaatttgtttggggacccaaagcAAATCTCCCGTGACCAATCTGTGAGTCCCGAcacagtctttgggaatcactggtcTACAGGAGACGAGGGTTTTAAAGCCCTCTCCCTgatcactttatttacattatgctgaaagattataatggaattattgatcattaAAGCCAAAAATATATTGCCTACTGCGGCTTTAAATCAAGTCTTGTGAACTGGACACATTTTGTCCAATCTGTTGCAACCACTGTCGAGCATGAAGCTGGAACACGTGGCTACCTCATGATGGATTAACCTGCCCTGATGCTCTGGGGCAAAAACAATCTGCCACTTTTCTGACTCtatgattgttttttgtttctacCCGGGCTTTGAGTTTGCTTTGTGTTGCGGCTGGATTAAAAGACAACGCTGGTGTTGTACTGACATGTTGGGGCCCCGCCATACATACTCTCTGTATTCTGTGTCAGGAGAAAGCTCCTATAGACTATGTTTAAAAACTGACTTAGCACCAGGAAGTAGCAGTTAGTCACTGCTAGCCACTGAAGGTCTATGGAAACATTCgattctacttctcacttgatttgaaATGTCTTTAAACGTTTTTCCCGAGGAGAAAATGCTTCCATTGCCAGTCTCAGTTCTTCTTTGATAGAatatgatgtcagttttgtaaatgttgttcCCATTAAGAGGAAAATACTTAGTAGAattggacaccagtgtgagtgacagctaGTATCATCAAAATCTAGTTGCAGGTGATTCCTGTGAACTTGGGGTTGCCAAAACCACATAGCGCCAGTCAAACTGAGGTTAAAAACAGAAGTTTGTTTTGTGGCAATGAGGTAGGCAATGTGGAAGTTACCTAGTGCCCCAAATTGAGAGGGGGGCCTCCAACGGACAACTGATACAGCCAACAACTGATAATATAACATTCCTCCCCAATGTCAGGCACGGACGAAAATGGAGTACAAATTGGCCTTACGCCTTGCACCAGTAACCCAGGAAAGattttttgtgtttgagtgttgaGTGGTCAGTTGTAGAAATGGCGAGAGAAGACACAGGAGGAGGGCCGTAGGTAGAGGATGCACCAGCAGTATTGTTTCGTTCTCCTGTGTGGGAGTATTTCGGATTTTGCGTTACCAACGATGACGGCAGTAAAAATTGGTGGATAAAACTGTGCAACACCTCGAATATGTTCACCCATCTACGGAGACACGATTTTGTGAACCGCTCCACGCCTACGCCACAGAATTGACACCATGGTCGTTTGTAAACGCAATATCGGGGTACAACCCAAAGGGGGCTGTCAAGATTGCAGATCTATGAGGTCAATACATGTCCGTTGGGGGTGGGGTGGATTGGGCAGTGGTGTGACGGTTCAAAGAGGGGCCCCCGGAGACTCTAGAAACAGCTCTGGCTGCAGGCAACTGGAATTGCTTAAGTTAccttgaagacatttcacctctcgtccaagaggcttcttcaaaTCTTCACATTCCACTATGTATTCCACAGCACATCTGTGAGAATTCTTgcaggtcatagtcatcttcacTAGTTAGCTGTCGGCAACTGGACCTAAGTTGAAGAACCGAAGAAGCCTGGACGTCTGacagtccagttgcctacagctaacagCTGAAGACGACGATGATCAATGATAACTAACGACCCAAAATGTAGGGGATGAAGGTGTTTACATCACGCTAATCTCTAAGGATTTGGAAAGTATGATTCCCGCCTCAGATTGTCGCTTAATACTTTCCAACTCCAGCTTGTTGATGGGTTTTAAGCACCAACGATATTTATCCCACTGCAGAGCCGGTAATTACCCAAAGCAGCTGGGCATTGCTGTTTTTAGCAAACATTCCTTAAACTGGGGTAATTACAGCATTTGTTATCAACTGTGTGTAGTGGTGGACGGATGCACACAAATGCAGCTCCAGCGAGTATCTATGGCAGCAGGActgcactatgtgtgtgtgtgttgtcatggtgatgaaGGAACATGTCACCCAGTGAAACAGTGGGCCTAATTATGGTGGTTTTAGTCGTTTCCATAAAGGATTTCGGTGTTTTGGCCGCCCATAAAATATGTCACAATGATCAATACAGTTGTTGATTTTTGGTCTTTTAATGGAAAACGGTTGACAACaagaaaaatatacaaaatatgaTCAAACCTTAGTTAATTTACTTAAGAATAGGCTTGGTGAGGCGTGTACGCAGAGCAGGCAGTTGCCTGGGGCTGTAAGCTGAAGGTGCTGGGTTCCCCTGTGAACACCTGATTTTATTAGTCCACAACAGCAGAGACTCCTCAGTTTGTTTGATCAGCCACGTACCGGAGATTTCAGGGCCGTGGAACCTGAGCTCCCTAAGGCCTGTGAAATGCCACTGTATCCAAAATTGGCTAttttcacagacacactgaAACTGGAGTGATTCCTTGTTAAAATGTGCAGTCatgattatgattatgtttTACTGTGATCACCTATAAAATGTGCAATTGTAACCCGTCTAACAATTTATCTTTTggaaaaacagttgtttttttactttcagtTTTTGTGACAAACCCAGAGGTGCAAGGCAGAGATTTGGGCAGTTGGTAAAGAGAATGTGATTGCAATGACAACTCATTAGTTTGTTTCTTAAAATACAACCTTAAACcacattgattttatttgtttgtcacgttttccatttttttccctcccatcACTGCCTCCTTCATGAAACCTCCTTCATGAGACAGGAATAACCTTTCACTTCATGCACAACAATGTTCAAAGCTCATGAGAGAAAGGATTCGTGATTTCAGAACAGCGAAATGAAGTatgatttgttttcctccagagAGGTGACTCCAATAAATGTTCTATGACTAAAGCTCCGACGTGGCATTTCAAACCAcggagctgctgctgaaactCCAGGCCAAAACTGTCCCTCGAGCCTTCTGTTCTCTCTCAGCGGGCTTTTTGCCTGGAGATCCAAAAATAAATGGATCCGCTAgctgtgttttctctggcttgacacgttttgttttgttcttgccTTCTGTTCCGAGGCTGATTTATTGGTTTGCTTTCCAGCCACAGGACAAGAGCTATAATCCGTCTGTTTGGATTCTCACACAGGTCCTCGTCTCTGAGCCCATCTTCACCTTAAACTTTCAGCAACCGACAAAGAGCTGGAGCCGAGACGATCAAGCATGGATGTGCCCAGGATGGCTGAGGGCCTCTTCAGCAGCACGCTGTCCTCGTCAGGGGGCGGCCATCACGTGCCTTCCTACCTGACGCTGGAGCAGAAGGCCGCCTTCGTCTTcgtgctgctgctcttcatctTCCTGGCCCTGCTCATCGTGCGCTGTTTCCGCATCCTGCTGGACCCCTACCGCAGCATGCCCTCATCCAACTGGACTGACCACACCGAGAAGGACACGTTTGATTACCGCATCGTCTGAGGGTAATCGAACGTGAAGAAGATCACATAAAACAAGACTGTTTGATGCTGGAAGAACACTCTGGCCCTCAGAAGAAATGACTGCTGATTCACCCGGAGGACGTCTTTCAGAAAATCCTCTGAATGTTCAGACTGGAAAAATGGATGTCGACGGCGAATTGTCGTCGATGTCAGTGCCAGCCAGAGTTCAACAGCTTCTCCCTGCCAAATCATCCGATTTCAACAAGACAACCACCAACTATGCTATGAAGATTATTGATCATACTACCATCGATCTCGGTCCGAGTGATGCACCAGAGCCTTGTGAGGTTCACCCATGACCCCCCCTCCCCTAACATCAGTTCTGTTGTGGACTACCTCGTTCCTCCCGCATCTCATGTGTGAAAACTCACATCTCACACAGGGTTGAGTGTCTTTTAATGATCTGAaacagtgtttacatccttCCACGTTTACGTGCTTAGATTTTTATTGATAATGTAGACAATCAGTGTTCAATAGAGTAACAGATAGAAAACAGTCCTTTGCTTTCAGCATATGTTGTCTTAAGTTGTGGACAAACACGAGAGGTCCAAAAGACTTTATATGACTGATGAGATTCAGCCGAAGAGGAATTTCATGCCTTATGTCTTTGTATGATATTCTTTTGTGGTTGTTACCGCAGAGATTTGTAGGTAAAACCATGAAGAAGAGTAGGGTCAAGGTCGTAAAAAAGCAGGTTAAACAAGAATGGCACTAAGCAGCGCTCATACCTCCACCAAGGCCCAAACAATCTCCTTAGGCCTGATTTATACTCTGTTGCTCAACAGAACTTCACTATATGCGTCTGCAAAACGTTCCGTTGATCTTCATGGTGCTTACACTCCCTTGTAACTGGCCCCTTAATGGTTGACTCACACAGGTGTCAACTGAAATGCtcctcattcactttgaatgaaggGGCCTTTAGGCAGTGCCCAACTGCATTTTGGGTCCACTGCTTCGCTTTGCTCGCATTGCATGTGGCTGTTGTGTGCAACTTTCTGAACATCTTGTGCAAATCTTCCAGAAATGGGCACGAGCCAATCAAATTTCACTTTTTGCACTCAGCCCAAACACTACACAGCCCAATCGTAGCTCTCGGACAAGGTTGTTCTCCACTGTTGCTGAATTTTTGAAGTGAACCCAACATGGCAGACATCATATCATAGCAAAATTAGCAACACTTGCTACATAGCAGTCATGACAGACACTGGTCTGCTACCTCCAGCACCATCATGGATGCCTATCTCCAAGCGTTAGGTTACATGGTAGTCCACCGGGATCAGACTACATGAATTCAAGCCAATTGTCAAGCGATTTGGTCGTGACTGACACATTTCCAGTCAAGTcgagtcaagtcaattttatttatatagcctgacatcacaaacacaatttgcctcaaagggctttacagtctgtacagcaagtgacagcctctatccttagaccctcacatcgagtAAGGAAAAACTCCAGgaagaaacctcaggaagagccacagaggcaTCCCTCTCCCAGGACAGATCCGATTATGAACATCGGGAAGGATGAACGTGTCGTGTAACATAACTGGAGAACAGAGATTTGGCATCTGGGATGCTCCGCAACACCCCCACAAGAAGTCTACCATGTTAGAATCTCCTATGACGTACTCCTGGACAATGACCAATCAGGTATAACAGAGTGCTCTGACGCGGTGTATGATAAGATAAACATGgcaaggaggaagaggagtgcTGCTGCCGAAGAACGCTTCGTTGAGCTTTGGCAGCAGTACCTCCGCCTCTTTGACGTCTCCTCAAGGGGCTACCACGACACGTCCGCGAGCATCCCCCACAACTCTTTGGTAGACATGATTGACCTATGAACTTGCACAGTGTCGTGAACAATGATTGGGGTCGGGGTCACACTTGTCGTGATGCCATTCCCCGAACAAGACAAGGAAAGAATCCGTGCcactgtgattgataatctgacataGTGAAGAGAATGAAGAGTGTCCATGACGCAAGAACTTCTGGGAGGAAAGTTTTGAGCAACACTTTCTTCTGTCAATTTCTGTTGGGCAACAGAGTAAAAATCACGCTTTAGATTCAGTCAAATAAAACTCCTTACCCTGATCTTCTCCAAAATGTATGGGTTCTTCAATGGCCCTTATTTCCATCCCTCAACAAAGTGTTGTCAATAAACgatcaataaaacaaaccaacagaTGGATGCGGGTCAAACACATAACCTCCTGgtcaaagcaaatattcataaaGAAGCCTACTATGGTGGAAGTTTTCCCTTTAATGTTTTCAGAGTGGCCAGGCAGATACAGTAGATGCCAGCAGTGAGTAACgtgttgtaaaaacaaaaaagaacaaaaaaacgtGTCCTTTCAATCATATGCCGGGGCGTTCAGTGTCAGCGTCTTTAGATGTCAGCAACCAAAAggtgtcaaagaaaaaaaaaggtttactgTGTTGTACCCTGTGCctaatttgaagaaaaacaaatgtttagaTTGATGTTttaggaaaaagaaagacaacggattcacatttagtttttttgtctttaaatgtagttttatttacaaacttattttttaatttccgTGTGTATTAAACTTAAACAGCATTTTACTGCCTGCAGTTGGTATATTGACAGTTGGTATGCCAGATCTGCAGAGAGTTGGTGGTGAAGACGGCGACGCGTCTTCACATCAAACCCTTTACTGATGTTGCGGCTCTTTCGTTGGGCAACTTTTCAACTGTGCGCCTTATAGTGTAGATTGTTTACAGTATCATAGGTGGCGGAGACACTGGAAATCAACGATTTCGCTGATGCGACGGTGTCTTTGCACTTCATGGCGATGTCATACAACTTGCTtataagaaaaagaagaagaagaagaagaaaaagattattCCCTAATCCATTTTCTGCCTGGACAGGAAGTGAGCTATGACCTTTCCGACGACATGTGATGTTCTTGTGGTCTGCTGTGGCCTTCTCCTTACTATCGCAAATGTTGCGATGTTGTGCTGCGGTGGTGTTTTATTCTTGttatgtttttgggttttttttcttggatttTGCATGTGTTTCCTGCAGAGTATCCTCTCCGTGCATGATAAATGGTGAAGTGCTTTAATCCTGATGTCGTGGGTCGGTTGCCCAAGCAGCTCCTTCCTGTCTTTccttttaatctgttttttgcCTGAAGCCGTCcttcttttttcaaataaaaaaagaaaatgatcacaGTGCACCTCttcttttaaattgtgttttatctCATTAGCTCTATTCACTAGGAGGTAAAAGTGTCAGATGTTAAGgacaaacactctctctcacgctctcacacacagactcacaataatgaaataaaatgtacgaggaaaccattttttttttgtcatcgtGCCCTTTTCAAGGCAGTATGAGCCGGAGGCCCAACATATTCTTTTCCCCGTTTTATCAGCAGCTGGCAGTGGTAGCCAGCAGGTGTCTGGATTGGTTTTCTATGAACCCAGACACTTCgtctgactacacacacacacacacacacacacacacacttgtctcctGGCTCCAGGCGCCGGCTGCTCTTTGAGCCGAGACCCTCCAGGAAGCCTCGCAGAATAACAATCTTTCGCTGACACTGAATATGTTGATATGCAATCAACCTTCCTGAAATGCCTGCATCATTCCTCACACTGATGTAGGACATggataaaataacttttttttttcttcttgtgtgttACTTAATAATCCCGCTTATACCTCACAcaggcagttgttttttttcctcagggaTAAAATGTGAGCTGAAGTCTGCGCCTCTTGGATTAACATGTAACAGACAAGCCAAAGCCCTTGCACCGATTTGCTTATTTTCAGGAGTCAAACTAGCGACGTGCCTGAAATCCTCGGCTCATTACAGCTTGGGTCTGAAAGCAGAGCCATTCGTACGTGATTTGTACGCACAGAGAGAGCTGCTCTCACACAGTGTTCACTGGCAGCGGGAAGAAGCCCGTTTGTTACACAAGCTGCTGCGAGCGCCGACGACAACCTGCTGGGATGTCGACAAGACATCTGAGGAGTAATGAGAGTATGAATATTTATCATCAGAAAACAGTGACACCTGCTCACAgaaattacaaaatgaaagGGAAGGACATCTTAAGAGCtatcattcccccccc
The sequence above is a segment of the Solea solea chromosome 13, fSolSol10.1, whole genome shotgun sequence genome. Coding sequences within it:
- the LOC131471840 gene encoding cortexin-3; the protein is MDVPRMAEGLFSSTLSSSGGGHHVPSYLTLEQKAAFVFVLLLFIFLALLIVRCFRILLDPYRSMPSSNWTDHTEKDTFDYRIV